A DNA window from Variovorax sp. J2L1-78 contains the following coding sequences:
- a CDS encoding FimV/HubP family polar landmark protein, which translates to MGSALIDAHALSLGRMNVQSAIGEPLRAEIEIAEMSAAEADGLRINIASQDAFRAAGVPYNAALSDVRSALQRRPDGRYVVRLTSNRSVSDPFIDLLLEANWNTGRIVRDYTVLLDPPASRATATAVAPAPVSPQISIGTGSASIQPPLARRPARPAIAAAPPPAEAPPVRTAAGSGAGQQVTVQPGDTASKIAGAYKPADVSLDQMLVAMLRANPNAFIGGNMNRMKAGAVLDLPDASQAAATPAPEARRTVVAQSRDFGDYRRRLAENAPASAVAPADRQSSGRLEANVEDRSKAAAAPDKLTIAQARAAEDKLAQTRQAQESSARVAELSKNISDLNKLQSAGASASASAGAPPAAPASASAPVAPPAAPATTTPTAAAPAAPAAPSAAPTVVAPAAATAALTPPPAPAPAPAAAPKPAAKPAAPPPPPEPSFLDDLLDNPLMLGGGALILLLLGFLGYKAVKRRRQDAGDSVFLESRLPKDSFFAASGGESVDTKNRSIVSSLSYSPSQLDAGDVDPVAEADVYLAYGRDLQAEEILREALRINPERIAIHLKLLEIHAKRRDLRAYEALASDVHKLTGGQGNDWNRVVEMGKELDPGNPLYEAGVRPVGGDSVPPAAAAVAAAAVAAVVAAPPAAPVAAPPPAFVPSVAPLDFDLDLSRPSPLDTTTTMPSPITEPAPVSASLPPIQAPATERFAATSRDTLRDMAPMSPQADFDTDFNTAPAALEMPGMSRSMGTEEHTQPAPLRAGLPRDSGFIEFDMSALAGLNQRESNDTEPGRLEPLDEANDNPHAIKLSLARELQALGDTEGARSLVEEVEAESSGDLKAQARHLLAQLA; encoded by the coding sequence TTGGGGTCGGCCCTCATCGATGCCCACGCGCTGTCGCTGGGCCGCATGAATGTGCAGTCCGCCATCGGCGAACCGCTGCGCGCGGAGATCGAAATCGCCGAAATGAGTGCCGCCGAGGCCGATGGCCTGCGCATCAACATCGCCTCGCAAGACGCCTTCCGCGCAGCCGGCGTGCCCTACAACGCCGCCCTGTCCGACGTGCGCAGCGCGCTGCAGCGCCGCCCTGACGGCCGCTACGTCGTCCGGCTGACCAGCAATCGCTCGGTGTCCGACCCCTTCATCGATCTGCTGCTCGAAGCCAACTGGAACACCGGCCGGATCGTCCGCGACTACACGGTGCTGCTCGATCCGCCGGCCAGCCGCGCGACCGCCACCGCCGTCGCGCCGGCCCCCGTGTCACCGCAGATCAGCATCGGCACCGGTTCCGCCTCGATTCAGCCACCGTTGGCTCGCCGCCCCGCGCGTCCGGCGATCGCCGCTGCGCCCCCCCCTGCCGAAGCTCCCCCGGTGCGGACCGCGGCGGGCAGCGGCGCGGGCCAGCAGGTCACCGTGCAGCCCGGCGACACCGCCAGCAAGATCGCGGGCGCCTACAAGCCCGCCGATGTCTCGCTCGACCAGATGCTGGTCGCCATGCTGCGCGCCAATCCCAACGCCTTCATCGGCGGCAACATGAACCGCATGAAGGCGGGCGCGGTGCTCGATCTCCCCGATGCGTCGCAAGCCGCCGCCACACCGGCGCCCGAGGCCCGTCGCACGGTGGTCGCACAGAGCCGGGACTTCGGCGACTACCGCCGCCGCCTGGCCGAGAACGCACCGGCCTCGGCCGTGGCCCCCGCCGACCGCCAGAGCTCGGGCCGGCTGGAAGCCAACGTCGAGGACCGCAGCAAGGCGGCCGCAGCACCCGACAAGCTCACCATCGCACAGGCCCGTGCCGCCGAAGACAAGCTGGCCCAGACGCGCCAGGCGCAGGAAAGCAGCGCCCGCGTGGCCGAGCTGTCCAAGAACATCAGCGACCTGAACAAGCTGCAGTCGGCCGGCGCCTCCGCGTCGGCCTCGGCGGGCGCCCCTCCCGCCGCACCGGCATCGGCCAGCGCGCCGGTCGCACCGCCTGCCGCGCCGGCAACCACAACGCCGACAGCCGCAGCGCCGGCGGCACCTGCCGCGCCCAGCGCAGCACCGACGGTGGTCGCACCGGCCGCCGCCACGGCGGCCCTGACACCCCCGCCCGCACCGGCGCCTGCACCCGCCGCGGCACCGAAGCCCGCCGCCAAGCCGGCGGCACCCCCGCCGCCCCCGGAGCCCAGCTTCCTCGACGATCTGCTCGACAACCCGCTGATGCTCGGCGGCGGCGCGCTCATCCTGCTGCTCCTCGGCTTCCTGGGCTACAAGGCGGTCAAGCGCCGCCGCCAGGACGCCGGTGACAGCGTCTTTCTGGAAAGCCGCCTGCCCAAGGATTCCTTCTTCGCTGCCAGCGGCGGGGAGTCGGTCGACACCAAGAACCGCTCGATCGTCTCGTCGCTGTCGTACTCCCCCAGCCAGCTGGACGCCGGCGACGTCGATCCGGTGGCCGAAGCCGACGTGTACCTGGCCTACGGCCGCGACCTCCAGGCCGAGGAGATCCTGCGGGAGGCGCTTCGCATCAACCCCGAGCGCATCGCCATCCACCTCAAGCTGCTCGAGATCCACGCCAAGCGGCGCGACCTGCGTGCCTACGAGGCGCTGGCGTCGGACGTGCACAAGCTGACCGGCGGCCAGGGCAACGACTGGAACCGCGTGGTGGAGATGGGCAAGGAGCTCGACCCGGGCAACCCGCTGTACGAAGCGGGTGTCCGCCCGGTCGGCGGCGACAGCGTCCCGCCGGCAGCGGCTGCCGTTGCCGCGGCAGCTGTAGCCGCTGTGGTCGCGGCACCGCCGGCCGCCCCGGTCGCCGCGCCGCCGCCCGCCTTCGTCCCGTCGGTGGCCCCGCTCGACTTCGACCTCGACCTGAGCAGGCCATCGCCCCTGGACACGACGACAACCATGCCGTCGCCGATCACCGAACCGGCTCCCGTGAGCGCGAGCCTGCCCCCGATCCAGGCGCCTGCGACGGAACGCTTCGCTGCGACCTCCCGCGACACGCTGCGCGACATGGCACCGATGAGCCCGCAGGCGGACTTCGACACCGACTTCAACACCGCCCCCGCGGCGCTGGAGATGCCCGGCATGTCGCGTTCGATGGGCACCGAGGAACACACGCAGCCGGCGCCGCTGCGTGCCGGCCTGCCCCGCGATTCCGGCTTCATCGAGTTCGACATGAGCGCGCTCGCGGGCCTGAACCAGCGCGAGTCCAACGACACCGAGCCCGGCCGGCTCGAGCCGCTGGACGAGGCCAACGACAACCCGCACGCGATCAAGCTGTCGCTGGCGCGCGAGCTGCAGGCCCTGGGCGACACCGAAGGCGCACGCTCGCTGGTCGAGGAAGTCGAAGCCGAAAGCTCCGGTGACCTGAAGGCCCAGGCCCGGCACCTGCTGGCACAACTGGCCTGA
- the truA gene encoding tRNA pseudouridine(38-40) synthase TruA, translating into MRLALGVRYNGQAYQGWQSQLSGQTVQDKLEAALGRFADRPISTLCAGRTDAGVHGLMQVVHFDTDIERTPFSWVRGTNRYLPDDIAIQWAQPVPGAFHCRASAVARRYLYVLSQSPVRPSLDAGRVGWSMRSLDGAAMRSAAAQLIGEHDFSSFRASACQARSPVKTMRRITVTQKDVSPDGERCQWHFEFEADAFLHHMIRNIMGCLVRIGHGDERPEWIAEVLAARSRKVAAPTFSPAGLYFVGPLYDAAWGLPAEATLGASGAAYDGPP; encoded by the coding sequence GTGAGGCTGGCCCTCGGCGTCCGCTACAACGGCCAGGCCTACCAGGGCTGGCAGAGCCAGCTGTCCGGCCAGACCGTGCAGGACAAGCTGGAGGCGGCCCTGGGCCGCTTCGCCGATCGCCCCATTTCCACCCTGTGTGCAGGCCGCACCGACGCCGGCGTGCACGGGCTGATGCAGGTGGTGCACTTCGACACCGACATCGAGCGCACGCCCTTCTCCTGGGTGCGCGGCACCAACCGCTACCTGCCGGACGACATCGCGATCCAGTGGGCCCAACCGGTGCCCGGCGCCTTCCACTGCCGGGCCAGCGCCGTGGCGCGGCGCTATCTCTACGTGCTCTCGCAGTCGCCGGTGCGGCCCAGCCTCGACGCGGGGCGTGTCGGGTGGTCGATGCGCTCCCTCGACGGCGCGGCCATGCGCAGCGCGGCGGCCCAGTTGATCGGCGAGCACGACTTCAGCTCGTTCCGGGCTTCCGCCTGCCAGGCGAGGTCGCCGGTCAAGACAATGCGCCGCATCACGGTCACGCAGAAGGATGTCTCGCCCGACGGCGAGCGCTGCCAGTGGCACTTCGAGTTCGAGGCCGACGCCTTTCTCCACCACATGATCCGCAACATCATGGGCTGCCTGGTCCGCATCGGGCACGGCGACGAGCGGCCGGAATGGATCGCCGAGGTGCTGGCCGCGCGCAGTCGCAAGGTCGCAGCGCCCACCTTCTCGCCGGCCGGGCTGTACTTCGTTGGCCCTCTGTACGACGCGGCCTGGGGGCTCCCCGCCGAGGCGACCCTGGGCGCGAGCGGCGCTGCGTATGATGGCCCGCCATGA
- a CDS encoding phosphoribosylanthranilate isomerase, translating into MSALARTRIKICGLTREVDVDAAVCAGADAVGFVLYPASPRAVTAQRAAALATRLPPFVTPVLLFVNEPPMQAMGALAAVPGAMAQFHGDETPDQCQEASGHGTYRYMRAARIPLGAAGADFDLVKYASDFSHAQAILLDAHVDGFGGGGKAFDWSLLPTAVDAHLVLSGGLTPANVADGIRQLRQRCRSLAVDVSSGVEASKGIKDAGKIRDFIAAVRAADLAPL; encoded by the coding sequence ATGAGTGCCCTCGCCCGAACCCGCATCAAGATCTGCGGCCTCACGCGCGAGGTCGACGTGGACGCAGCGGTCTGTGCGGGCGCCGACGCCGTGGGCTTCGTGCTCTATCCCGCCAGCCCGCGCGCCGTCACGGCCCAGCGCGCTGCCGCGCTCGCCACACGCCTGCCGCCCTTCGTCACGCCGGTGCTGCTGTTCGTGAACGAGCCGCCGATGCAGGCGATGGGTGCGCTGGCCGCCGTGCCCGGCGCGATGGCGCAGTTCCATGGCGACGAGACCCCCGACCAGTGCCAGGAAGCCAGCGGCCACGGAACCTACCGTTACATGCGCGCGGCCCGGATTCCACTCGGCGCGGCGGGGGCAGACTTCGACCTCGTAAAATACGCTTCCGATTTCTCCCACGCCCAGGCCATCCTGCTCGACGCCCATGTCGACGGGTTCGGCGGTGGCGGCAAGGCATTCGATTGGTCACTTCTTCCAACCGCCGTCGACGCTCACCTCGTCTTGAGTGGTGGACTCACACCTGCAAACGTGGCCGATGGCATTCGCCAGCTCCGGCAGCGATGCCGATCGCTGGCCGTTGACGTGAGTTCCGGCGTCGAGGCCTCCAAGGGCATCAAGGACGCCGGAAAGATCCGCGATTTCATCGCTGCCGTGCGCGCAGCCGACCTCGCACCCCTTTGA
- the trpB gene encoding tryptophan synthase subunit beta, whose product MQTYQQPDAAGHFGPYGGTFASETLTHAIAELREAYAKFKDDPAFLAEFHYELKHFVGRPSPVYHAARTSREMGGAQIYLKREDLNHTGAHKINNVIGQAMLAKRMGKPRVIAETGAGQHGVATATICARYGLECVVYMGSMDVKRQSPNVYRMNLLGATVVPVESGSKTLKDALNEAMRDWVTNVENTFYIIGTVAGPHPYPMMVRDFQSVIGTECIDQMPAMLADNGIAHPQPDVVVACVGGGSNAMGIFYPYIPFENTRLIGVEAAGEGLDSGKHSASILRGSAGVLHGNRTYLLQNEDGQVTETHSISAGLDYPGVGPEHAHLADIGRAEYVGITDAEALEAFHYLCRTEGIIPALESSHAVAYAMKLAKTMRPDQSILVNLSGRGDKDIGTVADLSGVDFYDRPSMRGLSVKGGKA is encoded by the coding sequence ATGCAGACCTACCAGCAACCCGACGCTGCCGGCCACTTCGGCCCCTACGGCGGCACCTTCGCGAGCGAGACGCTCACCCACGCCATCGCCGAACTGCGCGAGGCCTACGCGAAGTTCAAGGACGACCCGGCCTTCCTCGCGGAATTCCACTACGAGCTCAAACACTTCGTCGGCCGACCCTCGCCGGTCTACCACGCGGCGCGTACCAGCCGCGAGATGGGCGGCGCACAGATCTACCTGAAGCGCGAGGACCTGAACCACACCGGCGCCCACAAGATCAACAACGTGATCGGCCAGGCCATGCTCGCCAAGCGCATGGGCAAGCCCCGCGTGATCGCCGAGACTGGCGCGGGCCAGCACGGCGTGGCGACCGCCACCATCTGTGCCCGCTACGGCCTCGAATGCGTGGTCTACATGGGCAGCATGGACGTGAAGCGCCAGAGCCCCAACGTCTACCGCATGAACCTGCTGGGCGCCACCGTGGTGCCGGTCGAGTCGGGCAGCAAGACGCTGAAGGACGCGCTCAATGAAGCCATGCGCGACTGGGTCACCAATGTCGAGAACACCTTCTACATCATCGGCACCGTCGCCGGCCCCCACCCCTACCCGATGATGGTGCGCGACTTCCAGAGCGTGATCGGCACCGAGTGCATCGACCAGATGCCCGCCATGCTGGCCGACAACGGCATCGCCCACCCGCAGCCGGACGTGGTCGTCGCCTGTGTGGGCGGCGGCAGCAATGCCATGGGCATTTTCTACCCGTACATTCCGTTCGAAAACACCCGCCTGATCGGTGTCGAAGCGGCCGGCGAAGGCCTGGACAGCGGCAAGCATTCCGCCTCGATCCTGCGCGGCAGCGCCGGCGTGCTGCACGGCAACCGCACCTACCTGCTGCAGAACGAGGACGGCCAGGTGACCGAAACGCACAGCATCAGTGCCGGCCTCGACTACCCCGGTGTCGGCCCGGAGCACGCGCACCTGGCGGACATCGGCCGCGCCGAGTATGTCGGCATCACCGACGCCGAGGCGCTGGAGGCCTTCCACTACCTGTGCCGCACCGAAGGCATCATCCCGGCGCTGGAATCGAGCCACGCGGTGGCCTACGCGATGAAGCTGGCGAAGACCATGCGGCCGGACCAGTCGATCCTGGTGAACCTCTCCGGGCGCGGCGACAAGGACATCGGCACGGTGGCCGACCTCTCGGGCGTCGACTTCTACGACCGGCCGTCGATGCGCGGCCTGAGCGTGAAGGGAGGCAAGGCATGA
- the trpA gene encoding tryptophan synthase subunit alpha, giving the protein MSRIAAAFEALKKDGRKALIPYVTAGFPYADITPELMHGMVAAGADVIELGVPFSDPMADGPVIQKAGEAALALGIGTKQVLAMVTAFRQTDDRTPVVLMGYANPVERYDGVHGKGSFIRDAAAAGVDGLLVVDYPPEECEDFAADLRAAGIDLIFLLAPTSTDARMAQVGRIATGYVYYVSLKGVTGAGHLDTEAVGRMIPRIREHVGVPVGVGFGIRDARTAQAVGSAADAVVIGTRIIQLIDGQPRDRVVPLVAEFLADIRQALDALPAATPKNASGR; this is encoded by the coding sequence ATGAGCCGCATTGCTGCCGCCTTCGAGGCCCTGAAGAAAGACGGCCGCAAGGCGCTCATCCCCTACGTCACGGCCGGCTTCCCCTACGCCGACATCACGCCCGAGCTGATGCACGGCATGGTCGCCGCGGGCGCCGACGTGATCGAGCTCGGCGTGCCCTTCTCCGACCCGATGGCCGACGGCCCGGTGATCCAGAAAGCCGGCGAAGCGGCGCTGGCGCTGGGCATCGGCACCAAGCAGGTGCTGGCGATGGTCACCGCGTTCCGCCAGACCGACGACCGCACGCCGGTCGTGCTGATGGGCTACGCCAACCCGGTCGAGCGCTACGACGGCGTGCACGGCAAGGGCAGCTTCATCCGCGACGCGGCGGCGGCCGGGGTGGACGGCCTGCTGGTCGTCGACTATCCGCCTGAGGAATGCGAGGACTTCGCCGCCGACCTGCGCGCGGCCGGCATCGACCTGATCTTCCTGCTGGCCCCGACCAGCACCGACGCGCGCATGGCGCAGGTCGGCCGCATCGCGACCGGCTACGTGTACTACGTGTCGCTCAAGGGCGTGACGGGCGCCGGCCATCTGGACACCGAGGCGGTCGGCCGCATGATCCCGCGCATCCGCGAGCACGTGGGCGTGCCGGTGGGCGTGGGCTTCGGCATCCGCGACGCGCGCACGGCGCAGGCGGTCGGTTCGGCCGCCGATGCGGTCGTCATCGGCACCAGGATCATCCAGCTGATCGACGGCCAGCCGCGCGACCGGGTAGTGCCGCTGGTCGCCGAATTCCTGGCCGACATCCGCCAGGCGCTCGACGCCTTGCCGGCCGCCACCCCCAAGAACGCGTCTGGTCGATAA
- the accD gene encoding acetyl-CoA carboxylase, carboxyltransferase subunit beta gives MSWLEKLLPPKIEQTDPSERRQVPEGLWIKCPSCETVLYKTDLEHNQNVCPSCGHHHRIGARARLDAFLDAEGRYELGQEVLPVDALKFKDSRKYPERLKEALENTGETDALIVMGGSVHSISVVVACFEFEFMGGSMGSVVGERFVRGVETAIEQKVPFICFTATGGARMQEGLLSLMQMAKTNAALTRLAKKGLPYISVLTDPTMGGVSAGFAFLGDVVIAEPKALIGFAGPRVIESTVRVTLPEGFQRSEFLQTKGAIDFISDRRALRKTIASTLAMLLRQPADAVV, from the coding sequence ATGAGCTGGCTAGAAAAACTGCTTCCCCCGAAAATCGAGCAGACCGACCCGAGCGAGCGCCGCCAGGTGCCCGAAGGTCTCTGGATCAAATGCCCCAGTTGCGAGACGGTGCTCTACAAGACCGATCTCGAGCACAACCAGAACGTCTGCCCGAGTTGCGGCCACCACCACCGCATCGGTGCGCGGGCGCGCCTCGACGCCTTCCTCGACGCCGAAGGCCGCTACGAACTCGGCCAGGAAGTGCTGCCGGTCGACGCCCTGAAGTTCAAGGACAGCCGCAAGTACCCCGAACGGCTCAAGGAAGCGCTGGAGAACACCGGCGAGACCGATGCCCTCATCGTCATGGGCGGCTCGGTGCACAGCATCAGCGTGGTGGTCGCCTGCTTCGAGTTCGAGTTCATGGGCGGCAGCATGGGCAGCGTGGTCGGCGAGCGCTTCGTGCGCGGCGTCGAAACCGCGATCGAACAGAAGGTGCCCTTCATCTGCTTCACCGCCACCGGCGGTGCGCGCATGCAGGAAGGCCTGCTGTCCCTGATGCAGATGGCCAAGACCAATGCCGCGCTCACGCGGCTCGCGAAGAAGGGCCTGCCCTACATCAGCGTGCTGACCGACCCGACCATGGGTGGCGTGAGTGCCGGTTTCGCCTTCCTGGGCGACGTGGTGATCGCCGAACCCAAGGCGCTGATCGGCTTCGCCGGCCCGCGCGTGATCGAGTCGACGGTGCGCGTGACGCTGCCCGAGGGCTTCCAGCGCTCGGAATTCCTGCAAACCAAGGGCGCGATCGACTTCATCAGCGATCGCCGCGCCTTGCGCAAGACCATCGCCAGCACGCTGGCCATGCTGCTGCGCCAGCCGGCGGACGCGGTGGTCTGA